atgtctcctgttcctctctgggCAGAGCGCCCATTAGCTGCCATTGATTTTGCTGACCTTTTGGCccacttcctctcttttttccccctcctcttttccccGTGTCTCCCTTTCTCAGACCTGCCACCTGGAACCCCAGATGCTTTTGCCCAACTGTTGACCTGCCCCTACTGCGACCGCGGCTACAAGCGCTTGACATCCCTGAAGGAGCACATCAAGTACCGACATGAGAAAAACGAGGAGAgcttctcctgtcctctgtgcAACTACACGTTTGCTTACCGAACACAGCTTGAGCGCCATATGGCCACGCACAAGCCAGGGAGAGATCAGGTGAGACTCAAtgttcctttctctttctcttctcttttaaaaacagctttCACTCCCTGTTCCTCCCtatgactctttctctctctctcgctttctctctctctctctctctctctctctctctcgctctctctctctcttccctttttcattCCTAGCTTTATTTCTAATGTGCTGTGTTCCCTTGGAGAAAAGATATCATTTTGATTGGCAATCATTATTAATTTTTCATGGCATTTTGAAGATGCAGATCTTTTAATGGTAATAGCCGTAATTGAGACCTAAATGGTTTTTTGATGGCCTTCTCTGATATGATTCTGCAGTCTTATGTTCACGATCCAATGATTGTGTTAATTTACAATTGAAAAATTTTATCTGCTCTTTAAGTTCACTTtactctgattttctttttaatgttctttaaaaATCAGCTTGTCTGCAAATTACTGTGTTTCATATTgctgttttcatctttttgacATATACATAGGACCtgaatgcacacatgcatgcacattgACACATACATGGATGCATgcgcaaacacatgcaaatacacacacacacacagaaagagagaaagaccccAACACACATAGTAATCCCTCTCATATTTCTAATCAAAAGTAGTCAAGGATTTGTATGTCAGATTGACGAGAGTGTTCAGTATGTTTCAGTTTGTTAGATAATATCtttctattttaaaaaatagtATCACGAATAGAATGGGGTGAGACAGTTTCATTGCCcaggagagaaacacatgtcCACATAACCCATCTTCTCATGTCAGATGAAGTAGTCACACTCCAGGTTTCtcatttaatcatttcataTTCTGTACATGCCCTGCATTACAGTATGCTTTTAACTTTGAGCGGAGACTGTTGTGGAAGCGCtgcaataatgtaataatatcaTTAGATGCCAGCTCACTCACCTGGCTGTGCAGTCTGCCTTTAACCGGGGCAGATGGCCTATTCTGGTCATGTTCCACCCTAATCCCAAAATTACTCTCTATTTGTTGGTTTTGCTTGTGTACTTCATTCTAAAAGACTTTCCTGCTGTATGGTCCCAGGGTTCCACTTTATTTCTGCTATTATGTTGAAATCTGATAAAATTGAAATTTGTACATTGGGATCCAGATGGGCTGAGTCTTTAGTGGACATACTAACAACTGCAgctacatcacacagacaggccacTTAAAAAGTCTACTGTAAAATTCCCTGCTCTACCTCTTTGTCCTGTATAAGCTCCATCGATATTATATACTAgccaaataaaaataaaaataaatgaaagaatacacacatacatacatacatacataaatgattCTAccagatatatagatagatagacagacagatagctagctagctagctagctagctagataggtagatagatagatagatagatagatagatagatagatagatagatagatagatagatagatagatagatagatagagataatTCACCACAGTGTATAACACATGTAATGTATTAGGATAATATACCAGTATTTGATTCTTCCTATTTATTTctgattgtttatttgtttaatatcacAGTAGACATTCTAAACATGTCATCCAATTAGAGGCATTTTTACTTACCACAAGCCAATTGTATATAAATATTCGCACTCATGTGTCCCCGCCTACAACATCTCTGTAATGCACTCAATGTGCGCCGTCATCCGAGGGCAGCTTGAGTgcatgccacccccccccccccccccccccaacactatTCCTCTAGCACCATTCACAATTAGCCAAGGAGAATGATTGTATCATATTAAGGGTGGCACAACTCAGATTCACCTCGGCCCCTCTGAGGGACCCCGAAGCAGGgtgtgggggaggtggggtatgggggggggcggggtgcaagcagctgtttctgtttgtttatgcgaTTCAGCAACATGCGTGCAGTGGGGTCCCAGGCTGGCGATGGGCCGCCCAGTTTTTCCCGCTTGATCTCTGAAGGCTGCTGCTGTTTGAACAATCCTGCCTGTGTCCTGCCCTACACCATCTGTCTCAGCCGGAATGTGGGCAGAGCCTCCACTCCCCGCCAGTTGTCAGCCTGGATCAGGGGCGGCTTCTCTCCATGCTCACAGATCTTTTGTATTTCCTAAACATTTCCAATGCTCACCTCCCACTCCACATTAATTACGCACGCCTAGCGTACCTTGTTGTGTGCGTACAactttattgttgttgttattgctattatattttcattttggggGGCCTCTTTTGAATTGCAAATTTACGGGGGACGCACGCGGATGTTCTACCTTTGAACAGCAAATCAAGACCCAGCCTATGTGGTGTTCTCTGCAAGTATTAGAGAGATGTTTGAAGACTTTAAACAGCTTGTGAATTAGCTTCCAATTACTGAATTGTAACACTTATTTGTGGCCATCTTTTTATGTAATTAACTTTATATTCAGGTATGTAAGGGGATGAGCCCATTAAATATTCAGAATTTCTTCCGAGTGATTATCCTAAATTAATACGGAAAAAAGCAGGATCAGATTACTGTCTCTAATGAGGGGAAACTCTTTAGAAATGTCCGTAGAagagtctttatttatttatttagctttttTCCTGGGCTGCCAAAATCGAACAGCATGTTTGCTAGGCTCCAAAGCCAGGAAATGAGAAGGTATGAGATTCTCTTTCTTGTCGCCAGAGTTTAGAGTAGAAAGGGAAGACGGCACGTTACAACACAAGCCATTTGGCTTGTCGAGCTCGATGCTGAGTGTGATTATTGACTGAACTCTTCCcctgttctgtttgtgatgAGCTCATGTTAAATATCCTTTCCTTCGTAGCACCAACTGCTGAACCAGGGAGCTGGCAACCGCAAGTTCAAATGCACAGAATGTGGCAAGGCCTTCAAATACAAGCACCATCTGAAGGAACACCTGCGGATTCACAGTGGTGGGTAGCAAGAGGGCCTGAGCTCTCTCTTTGAATATTCATTACTGCCATTTAGGATTGTTGTAAACTTCATTAGGATATACAGAAAATcctagtcatttttttttgtcatccaaCTGTCAGTGGATAACTGCTTTGTGAGTAGGCTTCCAGCCTTCCTGATCATAAGGGATGACTTTTAATCAAACGTATTGAATTTAGGCAGGATGATTTCTTTCTtcctgcattaagcatcaaaTCAAAACTTCTTCTTTTGCTGGAaaaagctatatatatatatatatatatatatatatatatatatatatttttttttttttttaataaactgtcCTAAACTGTCCTATTCATTTGACTGAATTTTCTTGTGACTTTCCATTGAAacctcgctctttttttttttcaggggaaaagccatatgAATGCTCCAACTGCAAGAAGCGCTTCTCCCATTCGGGATCCTACAGCTCTCACATCAGCAGTAAGAAATGCATTGGTCTGATCGCCGTCAACGGCAGGATGAGGAGCAGCATGAAGACGGGCTCCTCCCCGACCTCTGCCTCGTCCTCGCCGACAAATTCTGCCATCACACAACTCCGCCACAAACTGGAGAACGGCAAACCCTTGGGCCTCCAGGACACATCCAACCACCTGAACATCAAATCCGAGCCTTTAGATTTCAACGACTATAAGCTCATGATGGCTTCCCATGGCTATGGTACCCCTGGGCCCTTCCTAAACGGTGGAATAGGGGGTGGTAGCCCTCTGGGCATCCACAATTCAGGACAGAGTCCCATGCAACATCTGGGGATTGGCATGGACGGCCAGCTGCTCGGGTACCCATCTATCGGGAATAACCTGAGTGAGGTACAGAAGGTGCTCCAGATTGTGGACAACACAGTGTGCAGGCAGAAAATGGACTGCAAGCCGGAGGATATCTCCAAGCTCAAGGCTTACATGAAGGAGCTGGGATCCCAAATGGAGGAGCAGAAACAGGGCCTGACCTCCCCAGGAGGTCCTCAGGTCGGTCTTCCAGTTGTCAGTCACAACGGTGCCACAAAAAGCATTATTGACTACACGTTAGAGAAGGTTAACGAAGCCAAAGCTTGCCTCCAGAGCTTGAACACAGACTCAAAGAGACAAATAAGCAATATCAAAAAGGAAAAGTCCAACCACATGCTAGATTTAGGTACGGAGGAAAAGACACACGACAACAACATAATGTTTACAGCCTTTTCTTGCCAATACTGCAAAGAAACCTTCCCAGGGCCAATCCCACTGCATCAGCACGAACGATACCTGTGTAAAATGAACGAGGAGATCAAGGCAGTCCTGCAGCCCAGCGAAAACATGACGCCAAATAAGCCAGGAATGTTCGCAGAGAAACACTCCttgctcctctcctccatcaTTTCTGATAAAGGGATCACGAGCCCCATCAACCCGTACAAGGACCACATGTCAGTTCTCAAAGCTTACTTCGCCATGAACATGGAGCCCAATTCAGAGGAACTACTGAAGATTTCCATAGCTGTCGGCCTTCCTCAGGAATTTGTCAAAGAATGGTTTGAGCAGAGGAAAGTCTACCAGTACAGCAATTCCAGAACCCCTCCTTTGGACAGGAACAATGTGGAGGTGGGCCTCCCTGCCACAAACCACACCCCCTCTAAAGACCCACTGGCAGTACGGTCCCCAGTGTCCCTGGTCAAAGCGGCAGACCGTATCACCTCCCCTGCCATAGCAGAGCTTCACAACAATGTCAACAACTGCGACACTCCCCTCAGGCTCTCAAAAACCAACCAGTTTACTGGACCCAAACAGATGGGCGAGAAATTGGACCACTCTAGGAGCAACACTCCTTCTCCGCTAAATCTCTCCTCAGCGTCCTCCAAAAACTCCCACAGTAGCTCCTACACTCCAAACAGCTTCACATCGGAGGACCTGCAGGCGGAACCGTTGGACCTATCGCTGCCAAAGCTTATGAAGGAGCCCCAGCACATTTTGACTGTGAAAAACAACAGACCCAAACCCAATAGTGTTCCCTTAGACCACAGCCATGTACCATCTCCCCGCCAGCACTTGGAGGAGCCTTTGAACTTAGCTTATCTGAAGAAAGACTTCGCTGGCCCCAACAGCAACGGCAACCTCAACAAAAGCACTAGCCCCATTTTTGGCATCAACCCCTTCACTGCCAAACCTTTGTACACGTCCCTCCCTCCGCAGAGCGCATTTCCTCCTGCCACTTTCATGCCCCCGGTCCAAGCAAGCATACCTGGGCTGAGGCCCTACCCAGGCCTGGATCAGATGGGATTCCTACCACACATGGCTTACACATATGCCACCGGAGCTGCGACCTTTGCTGAGATGCAGCAGAGGAGAAAGTACCAGCGAAAGCAAGGTTTCCAGGTAAATTAACCACATccagagttttctttttgtttgtttgtttttttaaagttacaagttctgtccctgtctgacacatagactctctctccctctatctctctctctgaaagcgATCTGCTCATTCTGTTGCTAATTAAAAGGTACTCAGAGTCTGAAATGAGCGCTCACCTGGAGCACACTGTACCGCCAAAGCCGAGAAGGGGAACAGCTGTCGCACGAGTCTGGAGTGCCTGTGCTCCCCTAGCATGCGTCATTAGTGCTAGCGGTGTATAATAGCTGTTTTAGAGGTTATGATGTGGGATTTAGTTGTTGCCAGACTCCACAGTGGATTGTCTGTGCAGGCAGCATCACCGTGCCAGATGCTTCAAACCTCTTCCAGTACAGGCCTACATCTGTCTCTAACATTCCACTCACTGAGAGTTTGATCTCAGGTGTTTATTAGTGTGAAATCCAGAGTAATAGGCATAGTGTGTGTAATGCGCTAAGACGAACCCTTAAGCATCACAGAggggctgactgactgactgtctacACGTCTTTTCTACTGCACTTCTCTTTTtgcacaatgcattttttttcactccatctcgctcttttcttcttcttcttcttctccttcttcttcttcttcttcttcttcgtcttcttcttcttcttcctcttgttcttcttctctctttctctccaactCATGTTTCTATGGAGAGAAAAGCCGAAATGAGTTTCAACATGCAGATTAATAATACACAGACTCCATGTTCATTACAGCTGAATGCTGAGGGCTGTTTAACATAGAGGGAGCCATTTTGATAAAAAAGTATTAATAATGTTTCCTATTCTAACTTATTAAAttagattttaaaaatacagcTACGGGCATTTAGCTCAAATTGATTGCGGAGCGATAGTGCTCCCGCTCTTAAAAGCCGGTGCAGCTACGTCTATGGATTCATTGTCAAGGCCAGTGCAAGCATCTCTAATGAGGGCAATGGTGCTGCTCAATTTTGGTCATTTAGCTCACCTCTTGATTTAATCATTACGAGTCGGAAAATTAGACGACTGTGGCAGTATGCCCTGCCAAAGCTTTCTCTTCTTATTATGACCTTCTAAtgtaatcatatttttttttccccattaattTAAGTTTAAGCCTATCGGGGTAATCTTTCCTGCAAAAGAAGAACAGATAAATATAGCATTATCACTCTTTCATGTACAAAATTAAACCAAATTTGAATGCAAAT
This sequence is a window from Chanos chanos chromosome 4, fChaCha1.1, whole genome shotgun sequence. Protein-coding genes within it:
- the zeb2b gene encoding zinc finger E-box-binding homeobox 2b isoform X3 — its product is MKQEMMADGPRCKRRKQANPRRKNVLNYGNVVDTGSETEEEDKLMVSEEDGMLNGTGSPASLANQETSPRMGHGLLTKDEDDDEMRDSGVEHVWQDNDLLSASVDGTDEMKDDFDTMGPDATLETVGNGTVKNADCSSEFVEFFGKRKLDESESHTVSIEEYLRRGDTAIIYPEAPEEISRLGTPEANGQEENGKNPDKDLPPGTPDAFAQLLTCPYCDRGYKRLTSLKEHIKYRHEKNEESFSCPLCNYTFAYRTQLERHMATHKPGRDQHQLLNQGAGNRKFKCTECGKAFKYKHHLKEHLRIHSGEKPYECSNCKKRFSHSGSYSSHISSKKCIGLIAVNGRMRSSMKTGSSPTSASSSPTNSAITQLRHKLENGKPLGLQDTSNHLNIKSEPLDFNDYKLMMASHGYGTPGPFLNGGIGGGSPLGIHNSGQSPMQHLGIGMDGQLLGYPSIGNNLSEVQKVLQIVDNTVCRQKMDCKPEDISKLKAYMKELGSQMEEQKQGLTSPGGPQVGLPVVSHNGATKSIIDYTLEKVNEAKACLQSLNTDSKRQISNIKKEKSNHMLDLGTEEKTHDNNIMFTAFSCQYCKETFPGPIPLHQHERYLCKMNEEIKAVLQPSENMTPNKPGMFAEKHSLLLSSIISDKGITSPINPYKDHMSVLKAYFAMNMEPNSEELLKISIAVGLPQEFVKEWFEQRKVYQYSNSRTPPLDRNNVEVGLPATNHTPSKDPLAVRSPVSLVKAADRITSPAIAELHNNVNNCDTPLRLSKTNQFTGPKQMGEKLDHSRSNTPSPLNLSSASSKNSHSSSYTPNSFTSEDLQAEPLDLSLPKLMKEPQHILTVKNNRPKPNSVPLDHSHVPSPRQHLEEPLNLAYLKKDFAGPNSNGNLNKSTSPIFGINPFTAKPLYTSLPPQSAFPPATFMPPVQASIPGLRPYPGLDQMGFLPHMAYTYATGAATFAEMQQRRKYQRKQGFQGELLEVTPEYMSGLDDMTDSDPCLSRKKIKKTESGMYACDLCDKTFQKSSSLLRHKYEHTGKRPHQCQICKKAFKHKHHLIEHSRLHSGEKPYQCDKCGKRFSHSGSYSQHMNHRYSYCKREAEEREAAEREAREKGHLEPTELLMNRAYLQGINTAGYGDPEEREGLLRNGINGGIRERQKEVDGTYTKLGRREEDFEEEEEESENKSMDTDPDTLRDEEENGEHSMDDSSVDGKTETKSDHEDNIEDGM
- the zeb2b gene encoding zinc finger E-box-binding homeobox 2b isoform X4; translated protein: MKQEMMADGPRCKRRKQANPRRKNVLNYGNVVDTGSETEEEDKLMVSEEDGMLNGTGSPASLANQETSPRMGHGLLTKDEDDDEMRDSGVEHVWQDNDLLSASVDGTDEMKDDFDTMGPDATLETVGNGTVKNADCSSEFVEFFGKRKLDESESHTVSIEEYLRRGDTAIIYPEAPEEISRLGTPEANGQEENGKNPDKDLPPGTPDAFAQLLTCPYCDRGYKRLTSLKEHIKYRHEKNEESFSCPLCNYTFAYRTQLERHMATHKPGRDQHQLLNQGAGNRKFKCTECGKAFKYKHHLKEHLRIHSGEKPYECSNCKKRFSHSGSYSSHISSKKCIGLIAVNGRMRSSMKTGSSPTSASSSPTNSAITQLRHKLENGKPLGLQDTSNHLNIKSEPLDFNDYKLMMASHGYGTPGPFLNGGIGGGSPLGIHNSGQSPMQHLGIGMDGQLLGYPSIGNNLSEVQKVLQIVDNTVCRQKMDCKPEDISKLKAYMKELGSQMEEQKQGLTSPGGPQVGLPVVSHNGATKSIIDYTLEKVNEAKACLQSLNTDSKRQISNIKKEKSNHMLDLGTEEKTHDNNIMFTAFSCQYCKETFPGPIPLHQHERYLCKMNEEIKAVLQPSENMTPNKPGMFAEKHSLLLSSIISDKGITSPINPYKDHMSVLKAYFAMNMEPNSEELLKISIAVGLPQEFVKEWFEQRKVYQYSNSRTPPLDRNNVEVGLPATNHTPSKDPLAVRSPVSLVKAADRITSPAIAELHNNVNNCDTPLRLSKTNQFTGPKQMGEKLDHSRSNTPSPLNLSSASSKNSHSSSYTPNSFTSEDLQAEPLDLSLPKLMKEPQHILTVKNNRPKPNSVPLDHSHVPSPRQHLEEPLNLAYLKKDFAGPNSNGNLNKSTSPIFGINPFTAKPLYTSLPPQSAFPPATFMPPVQASIPGLRPYPGLDQMGFLPHMAYTYATGAATFAEMQQRRKYQRKQGFQGELLEVTPEYMSGLDDMTDSDPCLSRKKIKKTESGKRPHQCQICKKAFKHKHHLIEHSRLHSGEKPYQCDKCGKRFSHSGSYSQHMNHRYSYCKREAEEREAAEREAREKGHLEPTELLMNRAYLQGINTAGYGDPEEREGLLRNGINGGIRERQKEVDGTYTKLGRREEDFEEEEEESENKSMDTDPDTLRDEEENGEHSMDDSSVDGKTETKSDHEDNIEDGM
- the zeb2b gene encoding zinc finger E-box-binding homeobox 2b isoform X1 → MKQEMMADGPRCKRRKQANPRRKNVLNYGNVVDTGSETEEEDKLMVSEEDGMLNGTGSPASLANQETSPRMGHGLLTKDEDDDEMRDSGVEHVWQDNDLLSASVDGTDEMKDDFDTMGPDATLETVGNGTVKNADCSSEFVEFFGKRKLDESESHTVSIEEYLRRGDTAIIYPEAPEEISRLGTPEANGQEENDLPPGTPDAFAQLLTCPYCDRGYKRLTSLKEHIKYRHEKNEESFSCPLCNYTFAYRTQLERHMATHKPGRDQHQLLNQGAGNRKFKCTECGKAFKYKHHLKEHLRIHSGEKPYECSNCKKRFSHSGSYSSHISSKKCIGLIAVNGRMRSSMKTGSSPTSASSSPTNSAITQLRHKLENGKPLGLQDTSNHLNIKSEPLDFNDYKLMMASHGYGTPGPFLNGGIGGGSPLGIHNSGQSPMQHLGIGMDGQLLGYPSIGNNLSEVQKVLQIVDNTVCRQKMDCKPEDISKLKAYMKELGSQMEEQKQGLTSPGGPQVGLPVVSHNGATKSIIDYTLEKVNEAKACLQSLNTDSKRQISNIKKEKSNHMLDLGTEEKTHDNNIMFTAFSCQYCKETFPGPIPLHQHERYLCKMNEEIKAVLQPSENMTPNKPGMFAEKHSLLLSSIISDKGITSPINPYKDHMSVLKAYFAMNMEPNSEELLKISIAVGLPQEFVKEWFEQRKVYQYSNSRTPPLDRNNVEVGLPATNHTPSKDPLAVRSPVSLVKAADRITSPAIAELHNNVNNCDTPLRLSKTNQFTGPKQMGEKLDHSRSNTPSPLNLSSASSKNSHSSSYTPNSFTSEDLQAEPLDLSLPKLMKEPQHILTVKNNRPKPNSVPLDHSHVPSPRQHLEEPLNLAYLKKDFAGPNSNGNLNKSTSPIFGINPFTAKPLYTSLPPQSAFPPATFMPPVQASIPGLRPYPGLDQMGFLPHMAYTYATGAATFAEMQQRRKYQRKQGFQGELLEVTPEYMSGLDDMTDSDPCLSRKKIKKTESGMYACDLCDKTFQKSSSLLRHKYEHTGKRPHQCQICKKAFKHKHHLIEHSRLHSGEKPYQCDKCGKRFSHSGSYSQHMNHRYSYCKREAEEREAAEREAREKGHLEPTELLMNRAYLQGINTAGYGDPEEREGLLRNGINGGIRERQKEVDGTYTKLGRREEDFEEEEEESENKSMDTDPDTLRDEEENGEHSMDDSSVDGKTETKSDHEDNIEDGM
- the zeb2b gene encoding zinc finger E-box-binding homeobox 2b isoform X2, producing the protein MKQEMMADGPRCKRRKQANPRRKNVLNYGNVVDTGSETEEEDKLMVSEEDGMLNGTGSPASLANQETSPRMGHGLLTKDEDDDEMRDSGVEHVWQDNDLLSASVDGTVKNADCSSEFVEFFGKRKLDESESHTVSIEEYLRRGDTAIIYPEAPEEISRLGTPEANGQEENDLPPGTPDAFAQLLTCPYCDRGYKRLTSLKEHIKYRHEKNEESFSCPLCNYTFAYRTQLERHMATHKPGRDQHQLLNQGAGNRKFKCTECGKAFKYKHHLKEHLRIHSGEKPYECSNCKKRFSHSGSYSSHISSKKCIGLIAVNGRMRSSMKTGSSPTSASSSPTNSAITQLRHKLENGKPLGLQDTSNHLNIKSEPLDFNDYKLMMASHGYGTPGPFLNGGIGGGSPLGIHNSGQSPMQHLGIGMDGQLLGYPSIGNNLSEVQKVLQIVDNTVCRQKMDCKPEDISKLKAYMKELGSQMEEQKQGLTSPGGPQVGLPVVSHNGATKSIIDYTLEKVNEAKACLQSLNTDSKRQISNIKKEKSNHMLDLGTEEKTHDNNIMFTAFSCQYCKETFPGPIPLHQHERYLCKMNEEIKAVLQPSENMTPNKPGMFAEKHSLLLSSIISDKGITSPINPYKDHMSVLKAYFAMNMEPNSEELLKISIAVGLPQEFVKEWFEQRKVYQYSNSRTPPLDRNNVEVGLPATNHTPSKDPLAVRSPVSLVKAADRITSPAIAELHNNVNNCDTPLRLSKTNQFTGPKQMGEKLDHSRSNTPSPLNLSSASSKNSHSSSYTPNSFTSEDLQAEPLDLSLPKLMKEPQHILTVKNNRPKPNSVPLDHSHVPSPRQHLEEPLNLAYLKKDFAGPNSNGNLNKSTSPIFGINPFTAKPLYTSLPPQSAFPPATFMPPVQASIPGLRPYPGLDQMGFLPHMAYTYATGAATFAEMQQRRKYQRKQGFQGELLEVTPEYMSGLDDMTDSDPCLSRKKIKKTESGMYACDLCDKTFQKSSSLLRHKYEHTGKRPHQCQICKKAFKHKHHLIEHSRLHSGEKPYQCDKCGKRFSHSGSYSQHMNHRYSYCKREAEEREAAEREAREKGHLEPTELLMNRAYLQGINTAGYGDPEEREGLLRNGINGGIRERQKEVDGTYTKLGRREEDFEEEEEESENKSMDTDPDTLRDEEENGEHSMDDSSVDGKTETKSDHEDNIEDGM